Proteins found in one Maridesulfovibrio sp. genomic segment:
- the hflX gene encoding GTPase HflX, with protein MKRINRLADRRYNDPNGFTNEQARELSFLSHEIGRQIGLLINRQGKPEMILVGDPGSIYIPELPRARQSEGRLRGLRLLHTHISGENLSEEDLMDMVFLRLDSVTVVASDPHGEPDFVQYAYLLPPGAGDKPYEQLPPVRWDRVEMDLPAHIKALEDEFRRADRTRDTTDKRERAIVVSVSQDPKSVQERSLDELEDLADTAGLKVEGRLVQRIRKLNPKFIMGKGKLAELEVIALQADAEVILFDQELSAAQMRNLARLTERKIIDRTQLILDIFAQHATTRAGKLQVEMAQLKYTMPRLVGKNRAMSRLMGGIGGRGPGETKLEIDRRRIKDKLTKLGNELKKVSRQRGFTRERRARAGVPVVSLVGYTNAGKSTLLNTLTNSGVLAEDKLFATLDPTSRRIRFPREQELILTDTVGFIRQLPVELKEAFRATLEELEAADVLIHVCDSSHPEVDEQIAAVNNIIADMKLGEVSSILVLNKWDKLDDEQRELMRNTYPHGIPTSAVDRRSLNVLVEEILEAIEKLGHKFQAAP; from the coding sequence GCAGGCCCGTGAGCTCTCTTTTCTCAGTCATGAAATCGGACGCCAGATAGGTCTGCTGATCAACAGGCAGGGCAAGCCGGAAATGATTCTTGTCGGTGATCCCGGTTCCATTTACATTCCTGAATTGCCACGTGCCCGCCAGTCCGAAGGCCGTTTGCGGGGGTTACGGCTTCTGCATACTCATATTTCAGGGGAAAACCTGTCCGAAGAAGATCTCATGGATATGGTGTTTCTCCGTCTGGACAGCGTAACAGTTGTCGCTTCTGATCCGCATGGTGAACCTGATTTTGTGCAGTACGCCTACCTGCTTCCTCCCGGAGCGGGGGATAAACCTTATGAACAGTTGCCGCCTGTGCGCTGGGATCGCGTGGAAATGGATCTTCCGGCTCACATCAAAGCCCTTGAAGATGAGTTCCGCCGTGCCGATCGTACCCGTGATACCACGGACAAACGTGAGCGGGCCATTGTTGTCAGCGTCTCGCAGGACCCCAAGTCTGTGCAGGAACGGTCCCTTGATGAACTGGAAGATCTTGCCGACACTGCGGGGCTTAAGGTCGAAGGGCGGTTGGTTCAGCGTATACGCAAGCTTAATCCCAAGTTCATTATGGGTAAGGGTAAACTAGCCGAACTGGAAGTTATCGCCCTGCAGGCTGATGCGGAAGTAATTCTTTTTGATCAGGAACTTTCTGCCGCCCAGATGCGCAACCTTGCCAGACTTACCGAGCGTAAAATTATTGACCGCACCCAGCTTATTCTGGATATTTTTGCTCAGCACGCCACTACTCGCGCCGGTAAATTGCAGGTTGAGATGGCGCAGCTGAAGTACACCATGCCGCGTCTTGTGGGTAAGAATCGTGCTATGTCACGGCTCATGGGTGGTATCGGTGGTCGAGGTCCCGGTGAAACCAAGCTGGAGATCGACCGTAGACGCATTAAAGACAAGCTGACCAAGCTGGGCAATGAACTTAAGAAAGTGAGTCGCCAGCGGGGATTCACCCGGGAACGACGTGCTCGTGCCGGTGTACCGGTTGTTTCGTTGGTGGGATATACCAACGCGGGCAAATCAACTTTGCTGAATACTCTGACCAATAGCGGAGTGCTGGCGGAAGATAAACTTTTTGCTACCCTTGATCCTACAAGCAGGCGTATTCGTTTTCCCCGTGAGCAGGAACTTATCCTGACCGATACGGTAGGATTTATCCGTCAACTTCCTGTTGAATTGAAAGAAGCCTTCAGGGCGACTCTTGAAGAGTTGGAAGCTGCAGATGTCTTGATCCATGTCTGCGATTCCTCTCATCCTGAAGTGGACGAGCAGATTGCGGCAGTTAATAATATTATCGCCGATATGAAGCTGGGTGAAGTCAGCTCTATCCTCGTGCTCAATAAATGGGATAAGCTGGATGATGAGCAGCGTGAACTAATGCGCAATACGTACCCTCACGGAATTCCTACAAGCGCGGTGGACCGTCGTTCTTTAAATGTTCTGGTAGAGGAAATACTGGAGGCCATCGAAAAACTCGGGCATAAATTTCAGGCTGCGCCGTAG